One part of the Sphingobium yanoikuyae genome encodes these proteins:
- a CDS encoding SulP family inorganic anion transporter, whose amino-acid sequence MTQFFSRYRRQWFSDVRTARHDIMAGIVVALALIPEAIGFSIIAGVDPRVGLYASVAIAITIALIGGRPGMISAATAAVAVLVGPLVRDHGVEYLFAATILMGVVQIIAGLLRLDLLMQFVSRSVITGFVNALAILIFMAQLPQLTNVGWQTYAMVLGGLAIIYVFPRITRAVPAPLVAILLLSVLSIGLGLPVHTVGDMGRLPEGLPSLALPQVPLTWDTLRIILPYSVTMAAVGLLESLLTAQIVDDMTDTDSDKQRECMGQGGANIVASLFGGMGGCAMIGQSVINVTSGGRGRLSTFVAGAFLLFLLAVLGPWVGRIPMPALVAVMVMVSIGTFSWASIANLRRHPPTSSAVMLATVVVVVATRDLSLGVLTGVLLSGIFFAAKVQRMFAVERSEVDGRATYRVTGQIFFASVDRFTRAFTGEESATHVLIDVSGAHFWDISGVGALDKIIARLRREGRMVEVVGYNRASADIVDRFALHDKIGVETGAVPH is encoded by the coding sequence ATGACCCAATTTTTCAGCCGCTATCGCCGCCAATGGTTCAGCGACGTCCGGACGGCGCGCCATGACATCATGGCCGGCATCGTCGTCGCGCTCGCCCTGATCCCCGAAGCGATCGGCTTTTCCATCATCGCGGGGGTCGATCCGCGCGTCGGCCTCTATGCCTCGGTCGCGATCGCCATCACCATCGCGCTGATCGGCGGGCGGCCGGGGATGATCTCCGCCGCGACCGCTGCTGTCGCCGTGCTGGTCGGGCCGCTGGTGCGCGACCATGGCGTCGAATATCTGTTCGCCGCGACGATCCTGATGGGCGTGGTGCAGATCATCGCCGGGCTGTTGCGGCTGGATCTGCTGATGCAGTTCGTGTCGCGATCGGTCATCACCGGCTTCGTCAATGCACTGGCGATCCTGATCTTCATGGCGCAACTGCCGCAGCTGACGAATGTCGGCTGGCAGACCTATGCGATGGTGCTGGGGGGGCTGGCCATCATCTATGTCTTCCCCCGGATCACCAGGGCTGTGCCGGCGCCGCTGGTGGCGATTTTGCTGCTGAGTGTGCTGTCGATCGGCCTGGGCCTGCCGGTGCATACCGTTGGCGACATGGGGCGCCTGCCCGAAGGACTGCCGAGCTTGGCCCTGCCGCAGGTGCCGCTGACCTGGGACACGCTGCGCATCATCCTGCCCTATTCGGTGACGATGGCGGCGGTCGGCCTGCTCGAATCGCTGCTGACCGCGCAGATCGTCGACGACATGACCGACACCGACAGCGACAAGCAGCGCGAATGCATGGGGCAGGGCGGGGCGAATATCGTCGCGTCCCTGTTCGGCGGCATGGGCGGCTGCGCGATGATCGGCCAGTCGGTGATCAACGTCACGTCCGGCGGGCGCGGGCGGCTGTCGACCTTCGTCGCTGGCGCATTCCTGCTGTTCCTGCTGGCGGTGTTGGGGCCGTGGGTCGGGCGCATCCCGATGCCGGCGCTGGTCGCGGTGATGGTGATGGTGTCGATCGGCACCTTCAGTTGGGCCTCGATCGCCAATCTGCGGCGCCATCCGCCGACCTCCTCGGCCGTCATGCTGGCGACGGTGGTGGTCGTGGTGGCGACCCGCGACCTGTCGCTGGGCGTGCTGACCGGCGTGCTGCTGTCGGGCATATTCTTCGCTGCCAAGGTGCAGCGCATGTTCGCGGTGGAGCGCAGCGAGGTCGATGGTCGGGCGACCTATCGCGTCACTGGCCAGATTTTCTTCGCCTCGGTCGACCGCTTCACCCGCGCCTTCACGGGCGAGGAAAGCGCGACCCATGTGCTGATCGACGTGTCGGGCGCGCATTTCTGGGATATTTCGGGCGTCGGCGCGCTCGACAAGATCATCGCCCGGCTGCGGCGCGAAGGGCGCATGGTCGAGGTGGTCGGCTATAACCGGGCGAGCGCCGACATCGTCGACCGCTTCGCCCTGCACGACAA